One stretch of Euphorbia lathyris chromosome 7, ddEupLath1.1, whole genome shotgun sequence DNA includes these proteins:
- the LOC136235844 gene encoding 70 kDa peptidyl-prolyl isomerase-like isoform X6 has translation MPIVRAVSYLARLQNGTVFEKKGLDGEQPLQFTTDEEQVIAGLDRGASTMRKGERAILTINPEYGFESIEAKRDLATVPPFSKLIYEVEMLDFIKEKVPWEMNNQEKIEAANRKKEEGNLLFKSGKYQRARKKYDKAADYVVEEGSFGDDEQKLVKSLSGSCWLNGAACSLKLNDFQEAIKLCSKVLDIEFNNVKALYRRAQAYIQTADLVSAELDIKKALEVDPQNREVKSLQKTLKQHEAESNKRDAKFYSNMFARMTTSSAAKKLKVEKAEEEKKDEEAMVMEMEKENVGDTCGSFENSNGC, from the exons ATGCCCATCGTTCGTGCAGTTAGCTATCTGGCTAGGCTACAAAATGGGACTGTATTTGAGAAGAAAGGACTTGATGGGGAGCAGCCTTTGCAATTTACTACAGATGAAG AACAAGTGATTGCTGGTTTAGATCGTGGAGCATCAACAATGAGAAAAGGAGAGCGAGCCATATTGACAATAAATCCTGAATATGGTTTTGAAAGCATTGAAGCGAAGCGAGATCTTGCTACTGTACCCCCCTTTTCAAAGTTAATCTATGAAGTGGAAATGTTGGATTTTATAAAG GAAAAAGTGCCATGGGAGATGAATAATCAGGAGAAAATAGAAGCTGCTAAtagaaagaaagaggaaggcaATCTACTATTTAAAAGTGGAAAGTACCAAAGAGCGAGAAAGAAGTATGATAAG GCTGCAGACTATGTTGTAGAAGAGGGATCCTTTGGAGATGATGAGCAAAAGCTAGTTAAATCATTAAGTGGCTCTTGCTGGCTGAATGGAGCAGCATGTAGCCTCAAACTTAATGATTTTCAGGAAGCAATCAAGTTATGTTCAAAG GTACTAGATATCGAGTTCAACAATGTAAAAGCTTTATATAGGAGAGCGCAAGCATATATTCAAACTGCAGATTTGGTCTCAGCTGAACTAGACATCAAGAAAGCTCTCGAGGTTGATCCTCAAAACAG GGAGGTGAAGTCACTTCAGAAGACACTAAAACAACATGAAGCAGAAAGCAACAAGAGAGATGCGAAGTTCTACTCGAACATGTTTGCACGAATGACGACATCTAGTGCGGCAAAG AAATTGAAGGTTGAGAAAGCGGAGGAAgagaagaaagatgaagaggccaTGGTGATGGAAATGGAAAAGGAAAATGTTGGTGATACTTGTGGTTCCTTCGAGAATAGCAATGGTTGCTGA
- the LOC136235844 gene encoding 70 kDa peptidyl-prolyl isomerase-like isoform X3, translating to MKGGEKVELIVQPQYGFGKEGKDAGDGTLSVPPDSVLKLDLELVSFKPVVDVTGDAKVFKKILKEGDGTHVADEGAIVTVSYLARLQNGTVFEKKGLDGEQPLQFTTDEEQVIAGLDRGASTMRKGERAILTINPEYGFESIEAKRDLATVPPFSKLIYEVEMLDFIKEKVPWEMNNQEKIEAANRKKEEGNLLFKSGKYQRARKKYDKAADYVVEEGSFGDDEQKLVKSLSGSCWLNGAACSLKLNDFQEAIKLCSKVLDIEFNNVKALYRRAQAYIQTADLVSAELDIKKALEVDPQNREVKSLQKTLKQHEAESNKRDAKFYSNMFARMTTSSAAKKLKVEKAEEEKKDEEAMVMEMEKENVGDTCGSFENSNGC from the exons ATGAAAGGAGGGGAGAAAGTTGAGCTAATTGTCCAACCTCAAT ATGGTTTTGGCAAGGAGGGCAAGGATGCTGGTGATGGAACCCTTTCAGTCCCACCGGATTCGGTGCTGAAATTGGATTTGGAATTGGTGTCCTTCAAGCCTGTTGTTGATGTTACTGGTGATGCTAAGGTATTCAAGAAGATACTGAAAGAAGGGGATGGCACCCATGTTGCAGATGAAGGTGCCATTGTAACTG TTAGCTATCTGGCTAGGCTACAAAATGGGACTGTATTTGAGAAGAAAGGACTTGATGGGGAGCAGCCTTTGCAATTTACTACAGATGAAG AACAAGTGATTGCTGGTTTAGATCGTGGAGCATCAACAATGAGAAAAGGAGAGCGAGCCATATTGACAATAAATCCTGAATATGGTTTTGAAAGCATTGAAGCGAAGCGAGATCTTGCTACTGTACCCCCCTTTTCAAAGTTAATCTATGAAGTGGAAATGTTGGATTTTATAAAG GAAAAAGTGCCATGGGAGATGAATAATCAGGAGAAAATAGAAGCTGCTAAtagaaagaaagaggaaggcaATCTACTATTTAAAAGTGGAAAGTACCAAAGAGCGAGAAAGAAGTATGATAAG GCTGCAGACTATGTTGTAGAAGAGGGATCCTTTGGAGATGATGAGCAAAAGCTAGTTAAATCATTAAGTGGCTCTTGCTGGCTGAATGGAGCAGCATGTAGCCTCAAACTTAATGATTTTCAGGAAGCAATCAAGTTATGTTCAAAG GTACTAGATATCGAGTTCAACAATGTAAAAGCTTTATATAGGAGAGCGCAAGCATATATTCAAACTGCAGATTTGGTCTCAGCTGAACTAGACATCAAGAAAGCTCTCGAGGTTGATCCTCAAAACAG GGAGGTGAAGTCACTTCAGAAGACACTAAAACAACATGAAGCAGAAAGCAACAAGAGAGATGCGAAGTTCTACTCGAACATGTTTGCACGAATGACGACATCTAGTGCGGCAAAG AAATTGAAGGTTGAGAAAGCGGAGGAAgagaagaaagatgaagaggccaTGGTGATGGAAATGGAAAAGGAAAATGTTGGTGATACTTGTGGTTCCTTCGAGAATAGCAATGGTTGCTGA
- the LOC136235844 gene encoding 70 kDa peptidyl-prolyl isomerase-like isoform X4 has translation MLQEDKLIKKNADGFGKEGKDAGDGTLSVPPDSVLKLDLELVSFKPVVDVTGDAKVFKKILKEGDGTHVADEGAIVTVSYLARLQNGTVFEKKGLDGEQPLQFTTDEEQVIAGLDRGASTMRKGERAILTINPEYGFESIEAKRDLATVPPFSKLIYEVEMLDFIKEKVPWEMNNQEKIEAANRKKEEGNLLFKSGKYQRARKKYDKAADYVVEEGSFGDDEQKLVKSLSGSCWLNGAACSLKLNDFQEAIKLCSKVLDIEFNNVKALYRRAQAYIQTADLVSAELDIKKALEVDPQNREVKSLQKTLKQHEAESNKRDAKFYSNMFARMTTSSAAKKLKVEKAEEEKKDEEAMVMEMEKENVGDTCGSFENSNGC, from the exons ATGCTGCAGGAAGATAAGTTGATAA AGAAAAATGCAGATGGTTTTGGCAAGGAGGGCAAGGATGCTGGTGATGGAACCCTTTCAGTCCCACCGGATTCGGTGCTGAAATTGGATTTGGAATTGGTGTCCTTCAAGCCTGTTGTTGATGTTACTGGTGATGCTAAGGTATTCAAGAAGATACTGAAAGAAGGGGATGGCACCCATGTTGCAGATGAAGGTGCCATTGTAACTG TTAGCTATCTGGCTAGGCTACAAAATGGGACTGTATTTGAGAAGAAAGGACTTGATGGGGAGCAGCCTTTGCAATTTACTACAGATGAAG AACAAGTGATTGCTGGTTTAGATCGTGGAGCATCAACAATGAGAAAAGGAGAGCGAGCCATATTGACAATAAATCCTGAATATGGTTTTGAAAGCATTGAAGCGAAGCGAGATCTTGCTACTGTACCCCCCTTTTCAAAGTTAATCTATGAAGTGGAAATGTTGGATTTTATAAAG GAAAAAGTGCCATGGGAGATGAATAATCAGGAGAAAATAGAAGCTGCTAAtagaaagaaagaggaaggcaATCTACTATTTAAAAGTGGAAAGTACCAAAGAGCGAGAAAGAAGTATGATAAG GCTGCAGACTATGTTGTAGAAGAGGGATCCTTTGGAGATGATGAGCAAAAGCTAGTTAAATCATTAAGTGGCTCTTGCTGGCTGAATGGAGCAGCATGTAGCCTCAAACTTAATGATTTTCAGGAAGCAATCAAGTTATGTTCAAAG GTACTAGATATCGAGTTCAACAATGTAAAAGCTTTATATAGGAGAGCGCAAGCATATATTCAAACTGCAGATTTGGTCTCAGCTGAACTAGACATCAAGAAAGCTCTCGAGGTTGATCCTCAAAACAG GGAGGTGAAGTCACTTCAGAAGACACTAAAACAACATGAAGCAGAAAGCAACAAGAGAGATGCGAAGTTCTACTCGAACATGTTTGCACGAATGACGACATCTAGTGCGGCAAAG AAATTGAAGGTTGAGAAAGCGGAGGAAgagaagaaagatgaagaggccaTGGTGATGGAAATGGAAAAGGAAAATGTTGGTGATACTTGTGGTTCCTTCGAGAATAGCAATGGTTGCTGA
- the LOC136235844 gene encoding 70 kDa peptidyl-prolyl isomerase-like isoform X2, with protein sequence MKKGECAVFTMPPELGYGVAGRNGVPPNSVVLFEVELISWITVVDVSKDGGIVKKIMEKGHKMESPGDLDEVLVKYKVAIADGTVIANTPEGGVEFHVNDGHLCPALPKAILTMKGGEKVELIVQPQYGFGKEGKDAGDGTLSVPPDSVLKLDLELVSFKPVVDVTGDAKVFKKILKEGDGTHVADEGAIVTVSYLARLQNGTVFEKKGLDGEQPLQFTTDEEQVIAGLDRGASTMRKGERAILTINPEYGFESIEAKRDLATVPPFSKLIYEVEMLDFIKEKVPWEMNNQEKIEAANRKKEEGNLLFKSGKYQRARKKYDKAADYVVEEGSFGDDEQKLVKSLSGSCWLNGAACSLKLNDFQEAIKLCSKVLDIEFNNVKALYRRAQAYIQTADLVSAELDIKKALEVDPQNREVKSLQKTLKQHEAESNKRDAKFYSNMFARMTTSSAAKKLKVEKAEEEKKDEEAMVMEMEKENVGDTCGSFENSNGC encoded by the exons TTGCGGGTCGAAATGGTGTCCCACCAAATTCTGTGGTTCTGTTTGAGGTTGAACTCATTTCATGGATCACGGTGGTGGATGTGAGTAAAGATGGGGgaatcgtcaagaaaattatgGAGAAGGGACATAAGATGGAGAGCCCTGGTGATTTAGATGAAGTCCTTG TGAAGTATAAAGTGGCCATCGCTGATGGTACTGTTATAGCAAATACACCAGAAGGAGGAGTTGAATTTCATGTAAATGATG GTCATCTATGCCCAGCATTGCCAAAAGCTATCTTAACTATGAAAGGAGGGGAGAAAGTTGAGCTAATTGTCCAACCTCAAT ATGGTTTTGGCAAGGAGGGCAAGGATGCTGGTGATGGAACCCTTTCAGTCCCACCGGATTCGGTGCTGAAATTGGATTTGGAATTGGTGTCCTTCAAGCCTGTTGTTGATGTTACTGGTGATGCTAAGGTATTCAAGAAGATACTGAAAGAAGGGGATGGCACCCATGTTGCAGATGAAGGTGCCATTGTAACTG TTAGCTATCTGGCTAGGCTACAAAATGGGACTGTATTTGAGAAGAAAGGACTTGATGGGGAGCAGCCTTTGCAATTTACTACAGATGAAG AACAAGTGATTGCTGGTTTAGATCGTGGAGCATCAACAATGAGAAAAGGAGAGCGAGCCATATTGACAATAAATCCTGAATATGGTTTTGAAAGCATTGAAGCGAAGCGAGATCTTGCTACTGTACCCCCCTTTTCAAAGTTAATCTATGAAGTGGAAATGTTGGATTTTATAAAG GAAAAAGTGCCATGGGAGATGAATAATCAGGAGAAAATAGAAGCTGCTAAtagaaagaaagaggaaggcaATCTACTATTTAAAAGTGGAAAGTACCAAAGAGCGAGAAAGAAGTATGATAAG GCTGCAGACTATGTTGTAGAAGAGGGATCCTTTGGAGATGATGAGCAAAAGCTAGTTAAATCATTAAGTGGCTCTTGCTGGCTGAATGGAGCAGCATGTAGCCTCAAACTTAATGATTTTCAGGAAGCAATCAAGTTATGTTCAAAG GTACTAGATATCGAGTTCAACAATGTAAAAGCTTTATATAGGAGAGCGCAAGCATATATTCAAACTGCAGATTTGGTCTCAGCTGAACTAGACATCAAGAAAGCTCTCGAGGTTGATCCTCAAAACAG GGAGGTGAAGTCACTTCAGAAGACACTAAAACAACATGAAGCAGAAAGCAACAAGAGAGATGCGAAGTTCTACTCGAACATGTTTGCACGAATGACGACATCTAGTGCGGCAAAG AAATTGAAGGTTGAGAAAGCGGAGGAAgagaagaaagatgaagaggccaTGGTGATGGAAATGGAAAAGGAAAATGTTGGTGATACTTGTGGTTCCTTCGAGAATAGCAATGGTTGCTGA
- the LOC136235844 gene encoding 70 kDa peptidyl-prolyl isomerase-like isoform X5, producing the protein MLQEDKLINGFGKEGKDAGDGTLSVPPDSVLKLDLELVSFKPVVDVTGDAKVFKKILKEGDGTHVADEGAIVTVSYLARLQNGTVFEKKGLDGEQPLQFTTDEEQVIAGLDRGASTMRKGERAILTINPEYGFESIEAKRDLATVPPFSKLIYEVEMLDFIKEKVPWEMNNQEKIEAANRKKEEGNLLFKSGKYQRARKKYDKAADYVVEEGSFGDDEQKLVKSLSGSCWLNGAACSLKLNDFQEAIKLCSKVLDIEFNNVKALYRRAQAYIQTADLVSAELDIKKALEVDPQNREVKSLQKTLKQHEAESNKRDAKFYSNMFARMTTSSAAKKLKVEKAEEEKKDEEAMVMEMEKENVGDTCGSFENSNGC; encoded by the exons ATGCTGCAGGAAGATAAGTTGATAA ATGGTTTTGGCAAGGAGGGCAAGGATGCTGGTGATGGAACCCTTTCAGTCCCACCGGATTCGGTGCTGAAATTGGATTTGGAATTGGTGTCCTTCAAGCCTGTTGTTGATGTTACTGGTGATGCTAAGGTATTCAAGAAGATACTGAAAGAAGGGGATGGCACCCATGTTGCAGATGAAGGTGCCATTGTAACTG TTAGCTATCTGGCTAGGCTACAAAATGGGACTGTATTTGAGAAGAAAGGACTTGATGGGGAGCAGCCTTTGCAATTTACTACAGATGAAG AACAAGTGATTGCTGGTTTAGATCGTGGAGCATCAACAATGAGAAAAGGAGAGCGAGCCATATTGACAATAAATCCTGAATATGGTTTTGAAAGCATTGAAGCGAAGCGAGATCTTGCTACTGTACCCCCCTTTTCAAAGTTAATCTATGAAGTGGAAATGTTGGATTTTATAAAG GAAAAAGTGCCATGGGAGATGAATAATCAGGAGAAAATAGAAGCTGCTAAtagaaagaaagaggaaggcaATCTACTATTTAAAAGTGGAAAGTACCAAAGAGCGAGAAAGAAGTATGATAAG GCTGCAGACTATGTTGTAGAAGAGGGATCCTTTGGAGATGATGAGCAAAAGCTAGTTAAATCATTAAGTGGCTCTTGCTGGCTGAATGGAGCAGCATGTAGCCTCAAACTTAATGATTTTCAGGAAGCAATCAAGTTATGTTCAAAG GTACTAGATATCGAGTTCAACAATGTAAAAGCTTTATATAGGAGAGCGCAAGCATATATTCAAACTGCAGATTTGGTCTCAGCTGAACTAGACATCAAGAAAGCTCTCGAGGTTGATCCTCAAAACAG GGAGGTGAAGTCACTTCAGAAGACACTAAAACAACATGAAGCAGAAAGCAACAAGAGAGATGCGAAGTTCTACTCGAACATGTTTGCACGAATGACGACATCTAGTGCGGCAAAG AAATTGAAGGTTGAGAAAGCGGAGGAAgagaagaaagatgaagaggccaTGGTGATGGAAATGGAAAAGGAAAATGTTGGTGATACTTGTGGTTCCTTCGAGAATAGCAATGGTTGCTGA